TTGGTCTTGGCCTCGCGGCGGCGGGGGATGAGGCGGATCAACTGGCGCAGGGCGCGGTTCACCGCATCCGAGTCGGGAAAGTAGAGGCGCACATCGGGGGCAAGCACCACCGTGGCCGCGCGCGGTTTGCGCGCCGGTTTGGCGGCGGGCGTCGCGGCCGTGCGGGTCACGCTCTTGCGGCGGCCGCGAAAGGACTCGCTGTGCTTCCGGCTGGCCGCGGTCGGCGTCTTGCGCTCGGCGGGCGTTTTCTTGCTGGCAGCGGGCGTTTTCTTGCTCGCAGCCGGCTCTTTGGCTTTGGCAGTCGTCTTGACCATGGCTGTGCTCCCAGCCCGCGCGGTTGGGTCGGCCGGCCAGGGCCGGCTCTGCGCCACAGTATACAACCAAAATGCAAGACGCAAAAACGGCCCGTGCGACACGGCACGGGCCGTCGGTCTAGCGCGAGGTAAAGGCCTGCTGTACCACCAGCGGCAGGTAGGCGCGGCGCCAGTGGACGGTGGCGGTGGCGCTGGGCGTGGGTGTCGGCGTGTCGGTGGGGGTGTGGGTGGCGGTAGGGCTGGCAGTGGGGGACGGGCTGGCCGTCGGCGTGGCGGTCCAGGTAGCACTGGGCGAGGGGCTGGCGGTGAGGGTGGGCGTGGGCTCGGGCAGGAGTGCCAGGTCGCGCACCGGATTGGCCCGCAGGTCGGCCACGCTTAGCGCAAACGAGACGCTCTGGTAGCCCGGCGCGCTGGCGCTGAGGGTCACAAAGGTGCACTGGTTGAGATAGAGGCCCGGCAGGAAGAGCTCATAGCTGCCATCTGGCCCGGTCCAGGCGATGTGAGTACGGGCGACGCAAAAAGCCACGCGCACCTCGGCCTCGGCAATGCCGGTGAGCGGCCCGGGGACCGCGGCCAGCACACGGCCGGTGAGGATCAGGTCGCCGGGCGGCGTGGCCGTAGGCGTAGCGGTAGCGGTGAAGGTGGGCGGTGGCGGCGTGGTGGAAGTGGCGCTCGGTGTCACGCTGGGTGTGGAGGTATGGGTAAAGGTAGGGCTGGGCGTGACCGTCGGGGTGTCGGTGAGGGTCGCAGTGGGGACCAGGGTGGCGGTTGACGTTGGCGTGTGAGCGGCAGTGGAGGTGGCCGTGGCCGAGGCGGTTCGCGTCGGCGTGGGCGTATGGGTGTCGGTGGCGGTCGCGGTAGCGGTAGGTGTGGTGGTGCGCGTGCCGGTGGGCGTTTCGGTAGCGGTAAGGGTGGGCGTGGGCTCGGGCAAAGGCGGATGGGACAGGGCGTAGATGTCAAACTCGCCATTGCGGCCGTCCTGCCAGGTCAGAAAGAAGGAGGCGGTGGCCTCCATTGTGATTACATCGACCTCACGCTGGTTACCCGGCGCCAGGCAGATGGCCAGGGCATCACCGGCCAGAGCGCCCGACGAGTTCACGTGGCGCGCGTAGATATCGTACTCGCCGCTGCGGTCATCGGCCCAGGCCACCAGCCACTGCTCGAGCGCCTCGTTGTAGGCCACGGACGGCTTGAGCTGGTGATCACCGGCCACGGCGATGGGCAGCTCGCTGCCGGAGAAGGCGCCAGTCTCGAACAGGGCCTGGCCGTAGATATCGGCAAAGGCCTCCCCCGCGCGGCAGTCCTCCCAAACCACCAGATAGCGCTGCCCCTGAGGCGAGTAGGCCGCGGCGGCGTTGTACTGGTTGCCGGCGGCGGTGCAGATGGCGATGTCCGAACCGAGTAGCTTGCCATCCGCGCTCAGCCGCTGGCCCCAGATGTCGTAATGTTCGCCGTTGCGGTTGTCGTGCCAGACCACCAGGTACTCGTTCAGATTCGGGTTGTAGGCGATGGACGGGTTGAACTGCCAGCGCGGCGCGGCGGTGACCAGAAAGGGCTCGCCCAGGGGCGAGCCGTCCGCGGCGAGCAGCCGGCCCCAGATGTTGATCGAGCCGTCGGACCAGACCACCAGGAACTGGTTGTCCACGCTGTTGTAGGCCACGTCGGGATCGACCTGATAGTTGGTGGCGGAGGCGATGTCGAGCAGGCCGCCCACCGGTGAGCCAGCAGAGCCAAAGCGGCGGCCGCGGATGTACCAGGTGTTCTCGGAAGCCAGGCCGTCGGTCCACACGACCAGGTACTGGTGGGCCGACGAGTTGTAGGCGATTTCCGGCTCGAGCTGGTCCTTGGCCTGGATGGCCACGGGCACGTCGCCGGAGGCGAAGCGTTCGCGCGGGTAGGTGAGCCGGCCGTAGAGATCGGCCGCATCGGTGAGGCTGCGGCCGTCCTCCCAGACCACCAGGGCGCGGTCCTGCGGCGGGTCAAAGGCAGCCGCGGGCTTGATTTGTGGTCCGACGGCGGTCGAGACGGGGAAGGAGAGGTCGGGCCCGGGCAGGACGGGCGGGTCGGCGGAGGTAGCATCGCCCGGAGAAAGCAGGGCGAGGGCAGTGGCGACGAGGATGAGCAGGGCAACCCAGCGCAGTCGAGCCATGGCCACACTCCTTTCGCTCGAGGGGATGTCGACAGTATGACGCGGCGGGATGGTGCCCGTGTACGGAAGGTATGATAGATCAGGGGGGGAGGAGGGTCAAGTGACGGAAGAGAGGGATAGCCTAATGTGGGACAGGCTGCCCCTGCCATGACGCAGGGCGGAGTACCAGAGCCGGTACTACAAACGCATCCCGAGGTTCGTAGTGCACGCTCTGACCGCCCGCCCCGCTTGACGGGGCTACACCTGCCCCGCTCTGCGGGGTCAGCGGGTCTTGCTCTCCCCCGCTCGCCGATGAAAGCGGGCGATTCCTCCGCACCGGCGCCGCCCGCCTGCCCCCCTAGCGGTGCTTGAGCACCAGCGGCAGGTAGAGGCGCTGCGCCCCCGCGGGCTGACCCAGCACGGCAAAGACGGACAGCCCGTTCACCCCCACGCTGACCCGGCTGATCTCCCCGTCCACGCTGCCTCCCAGTGCCAGCCAGCGCTGGCTGGCCTCGTTCCAGCGGTAGATGCCCAGCGTCGGGCTGAGCACGCCGCTGGCGACCGGCGGGTAGTGCATGTGCAGGTAGGCCGTGGTGTTCAGCGCACTCTGGCCGGTAGAGACCAGGATCTCGTAGGCCTCGCCCACGCGCACCAGCCCGTCCTGCCCCGCGCTGCCCACCGTCACCGGTTGGACCGACACCACCGCATCGCTGCTCAAGCTGCCCGCCGGCAGCACCAGCTCTACCACGTCGTCGGGCGAGCGCACGATGGTGGCCTCGCTGGCCACGACCGCTTCGATGCGGAACGGGACCAGCTTTTCCACGGTGAAGCCCTGGGTGCTGGTGGCGAAAACGCGCACGTGGCCCTGCACCCCCCAGTCCGGGTCGAGCGTGGCCACGGCCGCATAGCGGCCCGACCCGCTGTCGTAGGCCAGGGGGACGGTAAGCGGCTGCTCGGCGGCGACTGGCCAGATGACCGCGCCGGGCGAGCCGAGCAGACTGGCCGTGATTTGCGCGCGAACCTGAATCTGCGTGGCGCTGACGGGCACAACGCCGGCCTCCACCGTGAACGGATTCGGCTGCAGGGCCAGCTCGCTCGCCGCCGCGGCGCCGAGAGCCGCCGGCCCGGCCGTGCACGCCACCGGCATCGAGCCGGTCGAGTTGCCCTTTTGCGCCTTGAGCGTGTCGCCGTTCTTGGCGCCATAGATGACGATGTGCCCGGCGTCGTCGGTTACGCCCTCCGGCAGGTCGGGGTGTGCTCCCTCCAGCCAGATCTCCGTGCCCGTGATGGGTTGGCCATTGAGGCTGGTCCACAGATCAAAGGGCGGGCAGGCGCCGGCATAGGCGTTGGTGACCACGGCGTCGCGCCAGCTCGTGACCGGGATGGCGGCCGGACCAGGCACGATGGCCCCGCGCTCCACGGGCGAGCGCAGGATCCAACGCGGGGGATTCTGCGTGTCTTTGAAGCGTCGCAGAACCGTCTGCCAGGTGCTCTCGCCGCCAGAGGCGGTGTTGTGCCAGGTGTCGGTGCGGTGCTTGTGGTTGGGATCAAAGGTCGAGCACAGCTCGCTGCTCTTCCATTCGTAGAACATGATGCTCGAGCGGCGGGCCTGCGGGACGTTCCAGAAGCCAGAGGCACAGCCGATCGACGTGTCGTTGCCTTTCGCGTCGAGGTACTCATCCCACAGGCCAAAGCCGTAGTGGCCCCACTCGTGGCCGAAGACACTCCAGGCCACGGGATCCGTCCACGAGTCCGACAGCGACGCATAACGCCGGAAGATGCGTCCCACGTAGAGGTGGTTGTCGCCCGCGTTGCCCATGGTGATGCCCCAGACACTGGCGCAGGGCCAGGTCTTGTTGTGGAGCTGCACGCGGATGTCGGTGGCGGTGCTCCAGCCAACGCGGTTATCCTTGATCTCGATGTGCTCCCAGAAGAACTGGCCATCGGTATAGTCATAGACAAAATCAGAGGCCAGCAGCGTGCCGGCGCGCAGGTCGTCCAGGTAGGCCTGCGGAGCATCCCATTCCACCGAGAGCATGACGTTAAAGCCGATCAGGGGCTGGTCGCGGCGCACGGTGAGCACCGGCGCCGGGCCAAAGTTGAGGTCGCTGACCTGGTAGAGCTGCGGCGTGCCGTCGTTGGTGATGGGCACGCTGGTCAGGTAGACGCGCCAGGCGTAGGTCGTCGGTCGCTTGACGTTGTTCTTCTGGTAGACCAGGTACAGGGCCGAGAGGGTATCACCGGGCACGCAGTTCGGGGCAGTGATGGTGCCGTCGCCCACGGTGTCGCCCAGGTAGGCGTCGTTGAAGAACACCCGGGCACCGCTGCGCGGACTGCCGAACTCGTCGCGCACGGTCACCGTCAGGTCTTTGCCAATGCGGATGGTCAGGTCCGGGTCAACCGGATAGGCTTCCTGGTTGCCGGCCCAGTCGCGCGCCCGGCAGCGAAAGCCGTAGGTGTGGCCCCGCACGCCGTGGAACAGTGCCGAGGTGGCGGTGGTGCCGGTCTGCCAGTCCGACCAGGGGCCAGAGCCGTCGCGGTACTGCACGTCATAGTAGGCGATGCCCGAGCCGGCGTCGGTGCCCGACCAGGAGATGGTCACGTCCGGTCGCTGGAAGTAGAACATAAAGCTGACGGCGGATTGAGGGGCAGTGATGTCGCCGCTGGGGGTCGACGTGGGGGTCGACGTGCCAGTGGGCGACGGGGTGCGGGTGGCGGTCAGGCTGGCCGTCCGAGTAGGCGAAGGCGTGGCGGTAAAGGTGACGCGGCCGGTCGTATCGGTGGGGGTGGGCGTGCGAGTGGGCGACGGCGTACTGGTGGGCGTGGCCGTGGGCGGCAGCGAGTAGTTGATCACCACGCGCGCCGTGCCGCAGTAACGACCGACGCACTCGCGGCCGGCCAGGCCGCGCACAAAGGCGGGCTGGTCATCGGCGCCGCGCAGCACCAGGCCGTGATTGTTGGCCCAGTTCTGTTGCCACGCTCGCACGATGGGCGTGATGTCCCACGCCGGCAGGTAGGAATTGAGCGGTTTGGAGCCGGCCCACAGCCCGGTAATGACCAGGTCGCCCGTGGCCGGGCGCGTGTCCCAGGTCACCCCGCCGCGGCCGGACTCGACCCAGCTTTCGGTCAGGTTGGCCGCGGTCAACTGGACGCGCTCCGGGCCGCTGACGGAGAGCAGGTAGACGTCCAGTTCGGCGCGGTCGATGATGGCGTTGGCGGGCAGCGCGGTGCTCAGGTCAAAGCGCAGCAGCGTCTGCTGGTAGAGCGGCCCGCTGGCTGGCGACAGGGTCGAGGCCACGGTCAGCGTCGGTGCGAGGCCATAGTTGACCGTGGGGTGGGCGCTGTCGATGGTGGCATCGGCAACGGCGTAGAGGGTGACCTGCGTCGTAGCCCCTGCTGCCTGCGCGGTGGAGGGTGAGGGCCGCAGAGCGAAACAGGCCAACAAGGCAACCAACAGTCCCAGAGCCACAACGAACCCATGCTTGCTGCTCATCGTTGACTCCCTTCTGGTGCGCGATGCCGCATTGCATCGCCGGCGCATCGATTGGCCGTCTCTGGCGCAGTATGCATCTGTCTGGGCGGGGAGTCAAACGGAGGGGATTGGGCCAGGCGGGTTTCTCAGCGGAGTGGCGCGGCGGAAGGGTGCTGTAGTAGCCAGCGGTATGGATGCCTGGTTCAGTATCCTATCCGCGGATCGTGACGCTGCAACGCTCAACCCTTCCGGAGGAGCCCTGAACAGTTTGCTTGATAGCTGCCTCACACTCGTTCTGCCTATTCCGGAGCATATCCTGTATGCGCCGGTAGTTGCCCTCGTTGAACTCACCGAACTTGCCGGCCAGGCAGGTGGCCTAGCTTTGTGTCTGACAGCCAGTGGGGTGCACAATCCCGTCATCGTCCGTGAAAGACGCCCCGCCTTTGGTCTCTGTGGTCTCCCAATCCGCGCCCGCCCACCGCTTGGCGTCCTCCTCCGAGACCGTCAGCCATATGTCAAAGCCACCGCTCCCGTCAATCTCATTCAGAGGGGTGGTGGGGCACCGCACCCACTTCCCTTCCTTCCACACTTCCTGGTAGCCGGTGTATAGCTCTTGCCGGTAGAGGGGGCCAAGCTCCCGCGTGCCGTCCTTGTTGATGATGTCCCTGATGAAGTATATCATATCTTCTCCCCTAGAAGGTTGATGGCGCCCGCAAGTACGGGCACCCGCGTCCACCGCGCCGCCATTTGGTCCACCCCCACGCGCGTGGGGAAAACAGGTGGCGCCGACAACTGCCGCCGCCTTACGGCGGTCCACCCCCACGCGCGTGGGGAAAACACCCGGATCGCTACCCTCCGTTCCCCGGCCACCGGTCCACCCCCACGCGCGTGGGGAAAACGCGATCCATACGCTTGCGGCGCAGGGCGGCTGCGGTCCACCCCCACGCGCGTGGGGAAAACTTCGCCCGGGACATTCCCGCCCGGGGCCGGTACGGTCCACCCCCACGCGCGTGGGGAAAACGTTGGCCCATTCGGTAGAGCCGGCCTTCATGCCCGGTCCACCCCCACGCGCGTGGGGAAAACATTCTGGCTGCCCTCTGACCGGCTGCCAGTACCCGGTCCACCCCCACGCGCGTGGGGAAAACGCGCTCGCCGATGTGGACGACGCTGGAGATTATCGGTCCACCCCCACGCGCGTGGGGAAAACTTCTGGATGAAGACTGACCGGCTGCCAGTACCCGGTCCACCCCCACGCGCGTGGGGAAAACTTCGCCCGGGTCATTCCCGCCCGGGGTCTATACGGTCCACCCCCACGCGCGTGGGGAAAACGCGATTCGCTTGAGCCCAGCAAACCCAAACGTCCGGTCCACCCCCACGCGCGTGGGGAAAACTAACCCGTGTCAGTGACGGCAACATCTGCACACGGTCCACCCCCACGCGCGTGGGGAAAACTGCGGCTATGTCACGTCTACGCGGCGGGTCTCCGGTCCACCCCCACGCGCGTGGGGAAAACGAGGCAAAGGCGTACCGCAAGCGTATGGATGCGGTCCACCCCCACGCGCGTGGGGAAAACGCGCCTTTGGCTTGGTGTGCCGCCACGCAGGTCGGTCCACCCCCACGCGCGTGGGGAAAACTCCCCGGCAAGCTGGACAGGGTACTGACGACAGTCGGTCCACCCCCACGCGCGTGGGGAAAACTGTACTGGCCATTTGACTATTCAACAGTATTGCGGTCCACCCCCACGCGCGTGGGGAAAACTTCGGCGTCTATGGTGATTGTTAGCTCCAGTACGGTCCACCCCCACGCGCGTGGGGAAAACTAGGGCCTCTGCCGACTTGCTGCTCCACAATACGGTCCACCCCCACGCGCGTGGGGAAAACGCCAACATCACGGAAAAGACCGTCACCGACCGCGGTCCACCCCCACGCGCGTGGGGAAAACCAAGCTTACGGCGGTTAGGCGGTCTGTCATCGCCGGTCCACCCCCACGCGCGTGGGGAAAACCTGATCCACGCCGTCTGGTCAACGGCAGGGCACGGTCCACCCCCACGCGCGTGGGGAAAACCCTTCCGCTCCACACGAAAGGCGCCCGGCCTCTGCAGTGCGCTCTAGCTGGTCTGTGGCTGGTGGCCCCGAATGCGAATGAGCTGGAGCCCCTCGCAGTCGATCACGTCTCGCTCGGTGAGCCCAAAGCAACGCATCTGAAAGTGCTGCTCGGTGTTGGTTGTCCAGGCCTGAAAGACGCTGCCTCCCCGGGCCTTTTCGCAGCACTTGGACCACAGTCGATCCCGAACCAGGGCCGACACGTGACCCACAAAGACCCCCGGATGCGGCTCCAGGAGCCAGCGGGTCAACTCACCGCGTAAAGATGGCGGCACTTTCTGCAGCACAATGATCATCATACGCGGCTCTCGGCGACGCCAGTCGCGTCAGGCGACCAGAGCAGGGACGGCAGACCAGGGTCCTCGTCGGCATCTGCGCCCGTTTCGCCCGGGTCGGGGCCGACCTGCAGCAGCTCGTCGATGTCCGGCAGGATGCGCTCCAGCAATCTGGCCTGGCGAAAACTCTCGCGGCAGGCCGTCCGCACCCGTGCCTCGACATTCGCTGCGGACTCCCCTGCGATGCGAAAAGCCACGGGGATAGTCAACTCGACCTTGTACAGGTCCGCGATGTCATAGACAAAGCTAAGCTGCCTGCCCGTGTGGATAAAGCCGAGCGCAGGCGAGTAGCCGCCGGAGACGATGGCGGCATGGCACAGCCCATTGAGCAGGGCATTGGCTGCCGACAGGGCCCGGTTCACGGGGTCGGAGGCGGCCCATTGCGTGCGGTCGTAGCGTCGGCCGGTCCAGGGCACCCCTGTGGCGCGGCTCGCCCGGGCGTAGGCGTCGCGCACGCGTACGCCTTCCAGGCCACGCACCTGTTCCAGGCTCAGCGAGGGGTCGAAGTCAGCGCCGAAGCGTCGGCGATACATACGGCGCACCACCTGCATGCGCTGGTCCGGCATCGAGCAGAGCTCGGCCTGACGAAGGAGGTGGTAGGCTTTGCGCGTCTCGCCAAACCCCTGGCCATAGCAGCGCGTTCCATCCTCACCGACCCAGACGATGGTGCAGCCGCTCTCGGCGAGTACCTTGACCGCGGCGTGGCTGATGTTCGTCCCGGGCCCGAGCAAGAGCACGCACAGGTTGGCCACGGGAACCTGAACACGGCCCTCGTCGTCGCTGAACTCGACGGCGCTGTCGAGGCGGTTGACGAGCGCCTGTTCCACATAGACATAGCTCAGACTGTCTCTCAGTTTGGGCAGCTCGTGGAGGTCCCGCACCATAGCGCTCAGGCTCCTCTGAGGGGAGCCAGCGACAGCAGGCCAAAGCCATAGCCCTTGGCCGAGCCAATGCCGGCCTCGACTGCCGACACGAGCGCCCCGGGGTCAAGCACCTGCAGCACGCCGTCGTACAGCACGGCCAGATGGCTCTGCTGCCCCTGCTCGTCGCCGGTGCCTTTGCGGCTGCGCAGGATGCCCCGCGGGGTTACGGTAAGAGACAGGACCTGGCAGCCAGCCTCACCCAGCTTGCGCTCGAGCCAGGCGCGCTGGTCGGGTTCGCGCATCAGTCCGAGCCGCTTGCCGGCCCGCTTGACGGTGGGGTTGGCCAGCAGACGGAAGCAGCAGGCCATTCCGGCCGCCAGTCGCAGGTTCAGCGGTTTGAACTCGGGCGGCGCCGCCAGTACCGGCAGGTCGACAAACACCTCTGCCCAGTCTGGCTGGCACTGCGATTGGACCAGCACCTGAGCCGAACCCTGGGCTTCCTCCAGCCGAAACAGCAGCCGCGGGTCGTGCCCGGAGCCCATCGAGAGCCGCTGGTGCATGCGGTAGGGGTTGGCCGACCAGAGAAGGGCCGCCCTGCTCTGGTTGAGCCGGAGCCGTGAGAGATAGATCATGGGGACACCTCCTGTACGGATAGCGGCACGTCCAGAGACAGCTCGCGAACGAACCTCGGCAGGAAGGTACGGTGCCCGGCCGAGTTGACTTCATCCAGGCGCATGGCGCCCTCTCCAGGGAGACATTCCACCACCGCGCGCACGCGGCCCGGTGATTCGCCCGGGCGCGGCACCAGGGCTGGCCAGGCGGCCAGGGCCGCCTCGAGCGTCGGGTAATCGCCCGCTCCCTCGAAGGGCGGGCGAGCCGGAGGGCAGCAAAGACGACCCAGGAACAGCGGCCAACAAGGGCTCTGTACAGCCTCGGCCAGACGGGCGATGAGGTCCGGTTCCCCGCGCAACGCAGCCAGGAAGGACGCATCGCAGAGGTAGTAGCGGTTGGAGACAACCGTTTCGGGCCGGCCGGTCGACTGGGTGCGCTTGACCTTGCCGTCCGCGGCCAGCACACCCCCGACAACGGTGTGGTAGTCCACCAGCAGTGTCCCCGGGCGGTCGCAGCGCACGCCCAGCCGCAAGGCGGTGGAGAGCTGCCTGAGGTCGTCGTCCTGCCACAACCCCAGGGCACAGCCCAGCAGGCCGACCAGGCCGGACTTGGTGGGCTCGGGGGCGGTATCGCGCACGGTCCAGCGCGCCCGTTCACCCCAGGACTGGAGCGGGCCTTCCAGACGCAAGAAGAGAGTATTGGCCATGGCTAGCCCTCTGGAAGGCGAGCTTCTAGCCACGCAGCCAGGGCCGACAACGAGCCCGCACGCTCGGCGCCGGGCAGAGCCCAGTCGCCCGTGGCGATAAAGCAGCGCCGGGCAGCCGGCTCGTAGACCGTGTCGAGCCGCTGCAGATAGTCGGCCAGAGCCGCGACAGAGGCATCGACCAGGGATTGGTCCGGGCCGGCTCTCACCGGGCGGACGAAGGCGTTGGCGCAACTCACAGCGAGGTTCGTGGGGCTCACCTCGACCATCACCCAATCGGGTGGGTTCTGGGCGGCAAAGGAGTTCTGCTTGCCCGAGGGTTGAGCCAGGACGGATGCCCTGAGCA
The window above is part of the Chloroflexi bacterium ADurb.Bin180 genome. Proteins encoded here:
- the ygbF gene encoding CRISPR-associated endoribonuclease Cas2 — its product is MMIIVLQKVPPSLRGELTRWLLEPHPGVFVGHVSALVRDRLWSKCCEKARGGSVFQAWTTNTEQHFQMRCFGLTERDVIDCEGLQLIRIRGHQPQTS
- the casD gene encoding CRISPR system Cascade subunit CasD; translation: MANTLFLRLEGPLQSWGERARWTVRDTAPEPTKSGLVGLLGCALGLWQDDDLRQLSTALRLGVRCDRPGTLLVDYHTVVGGVLAADGKVKRTQSTGRPETVVSNRYYLCDASFLAALRGEPDLIARLAEAVQSPCWPLFLGRLCCPPARPPFEGAGDYPTLEAALAAWPALVPRPGESPGRVRAVVECLPGEGAMRLDEVNSAGHRTFLPRFVRELSLDVPLSVQEVSP
- the ygbT gene encoding CRISPR-associated endonuclease Cas1 — translated: MVRDLHELPKLRDSLSYVYVEQALVNRLDSAVEFSDDEGRVQVPVANLCVLLLGPGTNISHAAVKVLAESGCTIVWVGEDGTRCYGQGFGETRKAYHLLRQAELCSMPDQRMQVVRRMYRRRFGADFDPSLSLEQVRGLEGVRVRDAYARASRATGVPWTGRRYDRTQWAASDPVNRALSAANALLNGLCHAAIVSGGYSPALGFIHTGRQLSFVYDIADLYKVELTIPVAFRIAGESAANVEARVRTACRESFRQARLLERILPDIDELLQVGPDPGETGADADEDPGLPSLLWSPDATGVAESRV
- the cse3 gene encoding CRISPR-associated endoribonuclease Cse3, encoding MIYLSRLRLNQSRAALLWSANPYRMHQRLSMGSGHDPRLLFRLEEAQGSAQVLVQSQCQPDWAEVFVDLPVLAAPPEFKPLNLRLAAGMACCFRLLANPTVKRAGKRLGLMREPDQRAWLERKLGEAGCQVLSLTVTPRGILRSRKGTGDEQGQQSHLAVLYDGVLQVLDPGALVSAVEAGIGSAKGYGFGLLSLAPLRGA